From the Candidatus Delongbacteria bacterium genome, the window GTACAACAGGAGTAACTCCATTATTGATCATATCTTTCATTAGAATAGCAAGTTCCATTCTAACACCAGAATAACCTAATCCAAAACTATTAAGTTTTAAAAGTAACATTCCTCTAACAACTTCTATTGGCAGAGGTTTACCAACACCAACACTGTGGGAAAGTACAATATTTCTTTGAAGTTCTTTTGTATCTTCTTTATTTATAGAGACATCACTAAATTTACCGAAACCAGTATTAATACCGTATCTAACTCTTTCAGAGCTAACAATTTCATCAACAATTTTTCTACATTCATTGATTCTAGCTTCACAATCACTTGAAATTTCTACTGGAACATTGTTAAAAACTACTTGCTTGAAAGTTTCAAGAGTAAGGCTCTTTCCATCTATAATTACCTTTTTCATTTCTCCTCCATTTTTTTACTGAAAATAGTCAAAACTTATTCAAAAACAAATCATTTTTTAACTTGAAAAAATGATTTGTTTCAACTGTGATCTATTCTTGAGATTCACTGTGTACTAACTTGAAGCCACGCAAAATTTACTTTATGACTAATCTTTTAGATTTATTATCATTCCAAACCAGCAGATAATTTTGATTGTAAGTATTCGATTATGAGTTTGAATTTTCTTCGATTTATTTTATCCTTTTTCAGATAAATTTTGAATTTATCTTCTTTGGGTTTAATATCTTTAAATAATTCAATAAGAATACCATTTCGAAGTTCATTAGTCACTGTATATCTGGGCACTAGACTTATGCCAAGTCCTGCCAAAGTCCCATTTATCAGCCCTCTGATGTGATTTATTTCCATAAATCTTTTAATATAAAAATTCATATCAGGAGGGATAGCACTTACAAATCTTTCCCACCAGACACCATCAGAGTCAAGTGAAAGAACGGTTGCATTGTTAAGATTGTCCAAGGTGTGCAGATTATGTTCTTTAGCATATAGAGGCGTACTTATCACAGAGTATGGTTCATTGCAAAGTATTATATCGTCTATACTTTCATGATAGTGGCTAGTACAGTCTACAATTAAATCAACTTCATTTTTTAATAATCTTTCAAAAAGTTCATGATGAAATTTAAAATCAACGTAGAAATTTTCATGATTTATAAAAAAATCTTTAAAACTATTGATCAAAATAGTAGTTCCGAATTCCACAGTAGAACCAATTGTAATATTAACAATATTGTTCAATGATTCTTGTTTAATTGTTTCTTCGGCGTCTTCAATTTTTGAAAATATCTCTTCACATGTTTTAAAGATTATTTTACCATTATCTGTAAGTTTGAACTTAGAACCTGACTTATCAATAAGTTCAACTTCAGCAGTTTGTTCTAGTTTTTTAATTGAGTGACTGACTGCAGATTGAGTAACATGTAATCTTTTAGCAGCTTCAGTAAAACTTTTTGTTAAACATAGATGATAGAATGCTTTTAAGTAGTGAATATCAAGAGCCATACTACTCCCTAAATGGTAATATTGTACTTTTTTAATTTCTCATAGAGGTTTTTTCTTGCCAAACCTAGTTCGTCTGCTGTTTTGGAGATATTCTTGTTGTTTCTGATGATAGAACTTGCAATAAATTTTTTTTCAAACGTTTCTCTTGCTTGTTTTAATGATAAAGGTTTTTCTTCTTCAGGCTCATTATGCTCTGGTACAATTTTTTCTGATAGATTATTATATCCAATTATCCCATTTTCAGATAATACGACAGAACGCTCAATTGTATTTTCAAGTTCTCTTATATTGCCGGTCCAATTATATTCCATAAGAACTTCCAAAGCCTTTTCTTCAATATGTGATATATTTAAATTGTTTCGTTTGGAGTATTTTCTTATAAAATTTTCTATGAGAACAGGAATATCTTCCTTTCTGTCTCGAAGTGGAGGAAGTTCAAGATTGATTACATTTATTCTGTAATAGAGATCCTCTCTGAAAGTACCTTCTTTTACAAGTATGTCCAAATTTTTATTTGTTGCAGCGATAACCCTACAATTTATTTTTACAGGGTTGTTATCACCAACTTTTTCAATAGTTTTTTCCTGTAAAACTCTTAGCATTTTTAACTGAATAAGTGGAGAGAAATCTCCAATCTCATCAAGGAAGATAGTCCCTCCCTGTGCGGCTTCAAACCTTCCAATTTTATCTTTCAAAGCACCTGTAAAAGCACCTTTAACGTGACCAAAAAGTTCGGACTCAAGAATACCTTCACTCAACGCTGCACAAGATACTTTTATAAACGGCATATTGGATCTTCTGCTCAGCTTGTGTATCAAACTAGCTACAATTTCTTTTCCAGTTCCGCTTTCACCAGTTAGTAATATCGTTGAATCAGCTCTGGCTATTTTTTCTTTAACAAGTTCAATCACATTACGCATTTTAGGATTTCTACTATGATAAACAATGTATTCTTCATCTTCTTTCTGACGATACATTTTGTTTTCCATTTCAAGATCTAAAAGTTTTCTAATTTTATGTATTTCGTTGAAAATCTCATCTATATTAAATGGTTTTAACAGATATCCAAAAGCTCCATTTTTGATTGCATCAATACTTGACTCGATAGTTCCATATCCAGTAAGCATTATTGTTTGTATATGTGAAAATCTGCTTCTAATTATTTTTAGCAGATCTATTCCGTCAATATCATCCAATTTAATATCGCATAGAACTATATGAATTTCATGTTGCTCGAGAATCTGTAATGCTTCTTTACCACTTTTAGCTAGAAAAGTTAAATATCCTTCTCCTTCCAAAATTCTACCCAAGCTTTTCAGTATTTCTGTTTCATCATCGACAATCAGTATTGTAATTTTATTTTTCATAAATCCTCACAAAAGCCACTATTCTTACATGCATGATATACACCCCCCATTTTTACGGATGGAACAGTTTGAAATTTATTTTTTAACTCTTCTGGTGAATTGTCCACTATATAAGCTTGTTTACATATTTCTAAAAAATCTAAGTCATTATAATCATTTCCTATACCGCAGATATTAGGATTTTCTATTTCTAAAATTTCTAAAAGCTGCTTAAGACCAGAACTTTTAGAGGCATCTTTATTTTGAATTTCTACCCAAACAGATTGGTGATTTACAGGTGAAGTTGATCTTATAATATTAATATCTCTGAATTTTTCTTTTAACAAGTTTATTAGTTTAATTGCTTCTTTGACATCATCGACAACAGAGATTATCTGGCTATATTCCATGTTCTTGATTTCAAACATCTTCAAATCAAAAGCTTCTCCATCATACTTATTGATTCTGAAAAGAAAATCTTCTGGATGAATACGACCCTTCCAAAAATACATTTTATGATTTTCGGGTAAAGGAAACTGAATAGAAAATGACAGCCCTTCATTTTTTAAGAAATCAGATATCTCCAATACTTTTTTATAATCAAGAAAATTTGTTTTGAGTATCTGATTTGAGCTGTTTCTTACTATTCCAACTCCACAGGATAATACTAGATAATCAGCAGGAAAATTTTCTTTTATAAATGTCCGTAAAGAAGGAAGTGATCTTCCTGTTGCTAAAACTCTGATTGCTTTTCCTTGAAGTTTCTCCAAAGCTAAAAGTGCTAAATCATTGATCTTCCCATTTTCATCAAATAGAGTTCCGTCAATATCTGTTACGAATATATTTGTTTTCATATCATCAAATTTGTCGTCAGTTACTTATTGGTAACACTAATATAAAGATTCTCCCCACATAATACCACTTCAAACATAAAAAAATTCCTTGAATTTATACTCATTTAATTGATTTTCAGCTTTGACGATTTTCTCGTGATTAAGATTTAAAAATATATAACTGGTATGCTCTTAACATATATTTTTTATTGTCACATGATTATTCTTATATTCAAGTTATAAATGATTGTA encodes:
- a CDS encoding LysR family transcriptional regulator, which produces MALDIHYLKAFYHLCLTKSFTEAAKRLHVTQSAVSHSIKKLEQTAEVELIDKSGSKFKLTDNGKIIFKTCEEIFSKIEDAEETIKQESLNNIVNITIGSTVEFGTTILINSFKDFFINHENFYVDFKFHHELFERLLKNEVDLIVDCTSHYHESIDDIILCNEPYSVISTPLYAKEHNLHTLDNLNNATVLSLDSDGVWWERFVSAIPPDMNFYIKRFMEINHIRGLINGTLAGLGISLVPRYTVTNELRNGILIELFKDIKPKEDKFKIYLKKDKINRRKFKLIIEYLQSKLSAGLE
- a CDS encoding HAD family phosphatase, producing MKTNIFVTDIDGTLFDENGKINDLALLALEKLQGKAIRVLATGRSLPSLRTFIKENFPADYLVLSCGVGIVRNSSNQILKTNFLDYKKVLEISDFLKNEGLSFSIQFPLPENHKMYFWKGRIHPEDFLFRINKYDGEAFDLKMFEIKNMEYSQIISVVDDVKEAIKLINLLKEKFRDINIIRSTSPVNHQSVWVEIQNKDASKSSGLKQLLEILEIENPNICGIGNDYNDLDFLEICKQAYIVDNSPEELKNKFQTVPSVKMGGVYHACKNSGFCEDL
- a CDS encoding sigma-54-dependent Fis family transcriptional regulator, whose translation is MKNKITILIVDDETEILKSLGRILEGEGYLTFLAKSGKEALQILEQHEIHIVLCDIKLDDIDGIDLLKIIRSRFSHIQTIMLTGYGTIESSIDAIKNGAFGYLLKPFNIDEIFNEIHKIRKLLDLEMENKMYRQKEDEEYIVYHSRNPKMRNVIELVKEKIARADSTILLTGESGTGKEIVASLIHKLSRRSNMPFIKVSCAALSEGILESELFGHVKGAFTGALKDKIGRFEAAQGGTIFLDEIGDFSPLIQLKMLRVLQEKTIEKVGDNNPVKINCRVIAATNKNLDILVKEGTFREDLYYRINVINLELPPLRDRKEDIPVLIENFIRKYSKRNNLNISHIEEKALEVLMEYNWTGNIRELENTIERSVVLSENGIIGYNNLSEKIVPEHNEPEEEKPLSLKQARETFEKKFIASSIIRNNKNISKTADELGLARKNLYEKLKKYNITI